A stretch of the Arthrobacter sp. PAMC 25486 genome encodes the following:
- a CDS encoding putative transposase produces MGLAPVKKGPKRPSLLTEAKAVEIXAVRAGGASLRATAEATGVSTDTVRRAMATTTETPATESTHDSVAPLEAAEQPVLPAPVARNGERAAARAGLLECAAPAFAPATRVRHAGLFLAFPALEATGLLSSAKAVYSALPNGFYGLETVLVDAVLRALAGEARAEGATRFDPVELGRVLGLDRSPEVKTIRLRIIQLAETGKAGELIAALAKHLLAGTGPGGEDLAAILYVDGHVRAYQGTKKIGKLYSTRLKFPVPATEETWVTDANGAPVFVVMAAPGASLAAELRDLLPELRAAVGDDRRVLVGFDRGGWSPALFKHMHAAGFDVLTWRKGTTNDITEDLFKEATFTEEHGEERTWSIADTLVDLPLATTKTSGEVFEIRQISRIVGTTGSGTRQIHILTTDTTMSAGEVVYRMGNRWRQENQFRYARMHFELDSHDSYTSTGDNEERMVPNPAKAKAYQKVVAARNAHTEAAAIAETNLMALKTPAEGSTELAVTVTSDMHNQAMAPLWEAENALIAAEKAHKAIPAKLRLGELNPGQQVLDTEVKLIHTGIRMAAYNTAMTIAREIRTNTGYRRASQEAHALMRQIFNQPGDIDTTKPGVLTISLDPLPTKAKTAAAAQLCEHLNSAETRYPGTALILSYKIKNNA; encoded by the coding sequence ATGGGCTTGGCACCGGTGAAGAAGGGACCCAAACGCCCATCCCTGCTCACGGAAGCCAAGGCAGTAGAGATTCSYGCTGTTCGTGCCGGCGGCGCGAGCCTGCGGGCCACCGCCGAAGCGACCGGGGTTTCCACCGATACGGTCCGTCGCGCCATGGCCACCACGACAGAAACCCCGGCAACTGAATCTACCCACGATTCTGTAGCACCCCTTGAAGCAGCGGAACAGCCTGTGCTGCCGGCCCCGGTGGCCCGTAACGGGGAGCGGGCAGCGGCACGGGCCGGGCTCCTTGAATGCGCGGCACCGGCGTTCGCCCCGGCCACCCGTGTTCGCCATGCCGGACTGTTCCTGGCGTTCCCGGCACTGGAAGCCACGGGCCTGCTCAGCAGCGCCAAAGCCGTGTATTCGGCGCTGCCGAATGGGTTTTACGGCCTCGAAACCGTCCTGGTCGATGCCGTGTTGCGGGCGTTGGCCGGGGAAGCCCGGGCCGAGGGAGCCACCCGCTTTGACCCGGTGGAGCTCGGGCGGGTGTTGGGGTTGGATCGGTCCCCGGAAGTGAAAACGATCCGCCTCCGGATCATCCAGCTGGCCGAAACGGGCAAAGCCGGGGAATTGATCGCCGCCCTGGCCAAACACCTCCTGGCCGGCACCGGCCCTGGTGGGGAGGACCTGGCCGCGATCCTCTATGTTGACGGGCATGTGCGCGCCTACCAAGGCACGAAGAAGATCGGGAAACTCTACTCCACGAGGTTGAAGTTCCCGGTCCCGGCGACCGAGGAAACCTGGGTCACCGACGCTAATGGTGCCCCCGTCTTCGTCGTCATGGCCGCACCCGGTGCGTCCCTGGCCGCCGAACTGCGCGACCTCCTGCCCGAACTCCGTGCTGCTGTTGGGGATGACCGGCGCGTGTTGGTCGGCTTCGATAGGGGTGGCTGGTCACCGGCGTTGTTCAAGCACATGCATGCGGCTGGTTTTGATGTGCTTACCTGGCGCAAAGGCACCACCAACGACATCACCGAAGATCTCTTCAAGGAGGCCACCTTCACCGAGGAGCACGGTGAAGAGAGGACCTGGTCGATTGCTGACACGCTCGTTGACCTGCCCCTGGCAACGACCAAGACCAGCGGGGAGGTCTTTGAGATCCGGCAGATCAGCCGGATCGTGGGCACCACCGGCAGCGGGACGAGGCAAATCCACATCCTCACCACCGATACGACCATGAGTGCCGGGGAGGTCGTGTATCGAATGGGGAACAGGTGGCGGCAGGAGAACCAGTTCCGCTACGCCCGCATGCACTTCGAGCTCGACTCCCACGATTCCTACACCAGCACCGGTGACAATGAGGAACGGATGGTGCCGAACCCTGCCAAGGCCAAGGCCTACCAAAAAGTCGTCGCCGCCCGCAATGCCCACACCGAGGCCGCTGCGATCGCCGAGACGAACCTGATGGCGCTGAAAACCCCGGCAGAAGGCTCCACGGAACTGGCCGTCACGGTCACCAGTGACATGCACAACCAGGCCATGGCACCGCTCTGGGAAGCCGAAAACGCATTGATCGCGGCGGAGAAGGCCCACAAAGCCATCCCTGCAAAACTCCGTCTCGGGGAGTTGAACCCGGGCCAGCAGGTCCTGGATACCGAGGTGAAACTGATCCATACCGGCATCCGCATGGCCGCCTACAACACCGCGATGACCATCGCCAGGGAGATCCGCACCAACACCGGCTACCGGCGTGCCAGCCAGGAAGCCCACGCTCTCATGCGTCAGATCTTCAACCAGCCCGGCGACATCGACACCACCAAGCCCGGCGTCCTGACCATCAGCCTGGACCCGCTGCCCACCAAGGCCAAAACAGCGGCCGCTGCCCAGCTCTGCGAGCACCTGAACAGCGCTGAAACTCGCTACCCCGGCACCGCGCTCATCCTGAGCTACAAAATCAAGAACAACGCCTAA
- a CDS encoding putative transposase, producing the protein MTAQPPLPVAMVLDAVPLGLAGELVRDADGGGTVFLHGQTSFSWDAGDEAGRRWAAVKLAAMKAAGVGEIAAVFDVTPSTVWLWKQLLADGGIIALVPEKKGPKKASLLTGAVITRIVELRSTGLSQQAVGNAVGVSEFSVRRALKIAAEQATTDAADIAAAGNPEPLEPAPAVAQQRELPILPASAPRTAERAAASMLECAAPVFAPAAHIRHAGLFLAFPALETTGLLACAKEVYGALPNGFYGLETVLIDSVLRALAGEARAEGSTRFDPEELGRVLGLDRAPEVKTIRRRIGQLAESGKAQEMIAALAKHHLAGTGPGGEDLAAILYVDGHVRAYQGTKKIGRLYSTRLKFPVPATEETWVTDANGAPVFVVMAAPGASLAAELRDLLPELRTTVGDDRRVLVGFDRGGWSPALFKHMDAAGFDVLTWHKGTTEDIKEDLFKEVTHTDEHGQTRSWSVADTLVDLPLNTTKKTGEVFNIRQISRIVATTGGGTRQIHILTTDKDLPAGEVVYRMGNRWRQENQFRYARMHFELDSHDSYRSSDDNEDRMVPEPAKARAYQKVVAARRHHAEAAAVADLNLLALKTPAQGTDEVTVTSAMHNHVMAPVWEAENALAAAEKIHQGIPAKIRLGDLNPGQQVLDTEVKMIHTGIRMAAYNTAMTIAREIRTNTGYRRANQEAHALMRQMFHQSGDINTTEPGYLTITLDPLPTTAKTAAAAELCNHLTAAETRYPGSNLILKYAIKTKTPALIN; encoded by the coding sequence ATGACTGCTCAACCTCCTCTTCCTGTGGCGATGGTTCTGGATGCTGTGCCGCTGGGTCTGGCCGGGGAACTGGTGAGGGACGCCGATGGTGGTGGCACGGTTTTTCTTCACGGCCAAACTTCGTTTTCCTGGGACGCGGGGGACGAAGCCGGCCGCCGCTGGGCAGCGGTGAAACTAGCGGCGATGAAGGCCGCCGGAGTCGGTGAGATCGCCGCCGTCTTTGATGTCACCCCGTCAACGGTGTGGTTATGGAAGCAGTTGCTGGCTGATGGCGGCATCATCGCTTTAGTGCCGGAAAAGAAGGGGCCAAAGAAAGCTTCCCTACTCACCGGCGCTGTCATCACCCGGATCGTGGAACTGCGCAGCACGGGCCTGTCCCAGCAGGCCGTCGGCAACGCGGTAGGCGTCTCTGAGTTCAGCGTCCGCCGGGCCCTGAAAATCGCTGCGGAACAAGCCACTACTGACGCTGCGGACATAGCCGCCGCGGGTAACCCTGAGCCCCTAGAACCAGCACCCGCTGTTGCGCAACAGCGGGAACTACCGATCTTGCCGGCCTCGGCACCCCGCACGGCCGAGCGAGCCGCTGCCAGCATGCTCGAGTGCGCTGCTCCGGTGTTTGCCCCGGCCGCACATATCCGTCACGCCGGGCTGTTTCTGGCGTTCCCCGCCCTGGAAACCACCGGCCTGCTCGCCTGCGCGAAGGAGGTTTACGGGGCGTTGCCGAATGGGTTCTACGGCCTCGAAACCGTCCTGATCGATAGTGTGCTGCGGGCATTGGCTGGGGAAGCCCGTGCAGAGGGCTCCACCCGTTTTGACCCGGAAGAGCTGGGGCGGGTGTTGGGTTTGGATCGGGCACCTGAAGTGAAAACCATCCGCCGTCGGATCGGCCAACTCGCCGAGAGCGGCAAGGCCCAGGAAATGATCGCCGCCTTGGCCAAACACCATCTGGCCGGCACCGGTCCTGGTGGTGAGGACCTGGCAGCGATCCTCTACGTTGACGGGCATGTGCGCGCCTATCAGGGCACGAAAAAGATCGGGCGGCTCTACTCCACGAGGTTGAAGTTCCCGGTCCCGGCGACCGAGGAAACCTGGGTCACCGACGCGAACGGCGCCCCCGTGTTCGTTGTCATGGCCGCACCGGGTGCGTCCCTGGCCGCCGAACTACGCGACCTGCTGCCGGAACTGCGCACAACTGTCGGGGACGACCGCCGGGTGCTGGTTGGTTTTGACCGTGGCGGCTGGTCACCGGCACTGTTCAAACACATGGATGCGGCTGGTTTTGATGTGCTGACCTGGCACAAAGGCACCACCGAAGACATCAAGGAAGACCTCTTCAAAGAGGTCACCCATACCGATGAACACGGCCAGACACGGTCCTGGTCGGTCGCTGACACGCTCGTTGACCTGCCCCTGAACACCACCAAGAAAACTGGGGAAGTGTTCAACATCCGCCAGATCAGCCGCATCGTGGCCACCACCGGTGGCGGCACCCGGCAAATCCATATCCTGACCACAGACAAAGACCTTCCTGCCGGGGAGGTCGTGTATCGGATGGGGAACAGGTGGCGGCAGGAAAACCAGTTCCGCTACGCCCGCATGCACTTCGAGCTCGACTCCCATGACTCCTACCGTTCAAGCGATGACAACGAGGACCGGATGGTGCCGGAACCAGCGAAGGCCCGCGCCTACCAAAAAGTTGTTGCCGCCCGGCGCCACCACGCAGAAGCAGCAGCCGTGGCCGATCTGAACCTGCTGGCCCTGAAAACCCCGGCCCAGGGCACGGATGAAGTCACGGTGACCAGCGCCATGCACAACCACGTCATGGCACCAGTATGGGAAGCAGAAAATGCCTTGGCTGCTGCTGAAAAGATTCATCAGGGAATCCCGGCGAAGATCCGCCTCGGCGACCTGAACCCCGGCCAGCAAGTCCTGGATACCGAGGTGAAGATGATCCACACCGGCATCCGGATGGCCGCCTACAACACCGCGATGACGATCGCCCGGGAGATCCGCACCAACACCGGCTACCGTCGCGCGAACCAGGAAGCCCACGCCCTCATGCGCCAGATGTTCCATCAGAGTGGCGACATCAACACCACCGAGCCCGGATACCTGACCATCACCTTGGACCCGCTACCGACCACAGCGAAAACTGCGGCCGCCGCCGAACTCTGCAACCACCTGACCGCCGCCGAAACCCGCTACCCCGGCAGCAACCTGATCCTCAAATACGCCATCAAAACCAAGACCCCGGCTCTTATCAATTAA
- a CDS encoding HXXEE domain-containing protein, whose product MSWKGPIALFTAWFIHDIEEAFAFPATSDRLVDRTGIKQLRITPHQSWMAVALMGTLVAAACGRGVRTGGKSKMYRAVAAGLEAHVASHLIASIAQRGYTAGVASALPVMLPGALVARRELYRDGVSLQFRDTVNGVAMLLPAALVCHVVARLVRRAPTARN is encoded by the coding sequence GTGAGTTGGAAGGGTCCGATTGCCCTTTTTACGGCATGGTTTATCCACGACATTGAGGAAGCATTCGCGTTCCCTGCAACCAGCGATCGACTCGTCGACCGCACGGGTATAAAACAGCTCAGGATCACGCCTCACCAGTCATGGATGGCTGTTGCTCTGATGGGGACCCTCGTAGCGGCGGCTTGTGGCCGTGGCGTGCGTACGGGCGGCAAGTCGAAAATGTATCGGGCCGTTGCCGCCGGACTGGAAGCCCACGTCGCGTCTCACCTAATCGCTTCGATTGCACAGCGTGGATACACCGCGGGTGTTGCTTCGGCACTGCCGGTGATGTTGCCCGGGGCGCTCGTCGCGCGTCGCGAACTTTACCGGGATGGCGTCAGCTTGCAGTTCCGTGACACGGTCAACGGAGTTGCTATGCTCCTCCCTGCCGCGCTGGTGTGCCATGTGGTCGCACGCTTGGTCCGTAGAGCTCCTACTGCCAGGAACTGA